The proteins below are encoded in one region of Mesoplasma melaleucae:
- the topA gene encoding type I DNA topoisomerase has product MTKYLVLLESPSKVEKIKYYLEKNFPDDSFEVLASGGHINRIVDSGPWGLGIDLKTMTPSFKIEPSKKKNVDEIVKAGKSADKIILASDPDREGEAIAWHLANLFIKDNKEIKRITFNEITETAIIKAFGKMRNIDMDLVNAQLSRQMLDKIIGYMISNSLQKSTGLLSAGRVQTPALKILVDRDKIIKAFVETVYKKIFVIDEKTNVKLALYKDDNNIVVNDQKTYYISEAQSKVIQNNLGENYKCTKYKAKEFEVRSFKPYSTASLLQDGFSKLRMSAAQITVAAQKLYEAGLITYIRTDSNKYSNDFIAEAKKFINTNFKGDLFKEAVPVRTQANAQEAHESIRPTDLNQRPESISSQIEDKNMIRIYNLIWWNTVKSLMKGPSGFYHNWTFWNNGYEFKQSWKEVLDLGYNKLDKFETDEDVELDENYDEISKDDEIKPPFKFSENYVFSIDKSAIVMEDAKTLPPRMFNQASLVKELKDLGIGRPSTYTPTLSKLKEREYAIPHRGKPFEVTYKGYQAEEFLYEKYQDLFNLNYTAKMEENLDEIAEGKFDYKDWIKNVYEDLSVSVKGQIQEAKTSDLKCPRCHEGSLVFIKSKFGRGRGCSNFTTTKCGYREYEQKDGTWLEYVPKPKEEKK; this is encoded by the coding sequence ATGACAAAATATCTAGTATTACTTGAATCGCCATCAAAAGTTGAAAAAATTAAATATTACTTAGAAAAAAACTTTCCAGATGACTCTTTTGAAGTTTTAGCCAGTGGTGGACATATTAATAGAATTGTTGACTCTGGTCCTTGAGGATTAGGAATTGATTTAAAAACAATGACACCATCATTTAAAATCGAACCTTCAAAGAAAAAGAATGTTGATGAAATTGTTAAAGCTGGTAAAAGCGCAGATAAAATTATTCTTGCTTCCGATCCTGACCGTGAGGGAGAAGCTATTGCATGACACCTTGCTAATTTATTTATAAAAGATAATAAAGAAATTAAAAGAATTACTTTCAATGAAATTACAGAAACTGCTATCATAAAAGCATTTGGCAAAATGCGAAATATTGACATGGATTTAGTTAATGCTCAATTATCAAGACAAATGTTAGATAAAATAATTGGATATATGATTTCTAACTCACTACAAAAAAGTACAGGTTTATTAAGTGCTGGTAGGGTTCAAACTCCTGCATTAAAAATCTTAGTAGACAGAGACAAAATAATTAAAGCCTTTGTTGAAACAGTTTATAAAAAGATTTTTGTTATTGATGAAAAAACTAATGTTAAACTTGCTTTATACAAAGACGATAACAACATAGTTGTTAATGATCAAAAAACATATTACATTTCTGAAGCACAATCTAAAGTTATTCAAAACAACTTAGGTGAAAATTATAAATGTACAAAGTATAAAGCAAAAGAATTTGAAGTTAGAAGTTTTAAGCCATACTCAACTGCAAGTTTATTACAAGATGGATTTAGTAAATTAAGAATGAGTGCTGCACAAATTACTGTTGCTGCACAAAAATTATATGAAGCCGGACTAATAACTTATATTAGAACTGATTCAAACAAATACTCAAATGATTTTATTGCTGAAGCTAAAAAATTTATTAATACTAATTTCAAAGGTGATTTATTTAAAGAAGCAGTTCCTGTGAGAACACAAGCAAATGCTCAAGAAGCCCATGAATCAATAAGACCAACAGATTTAAATCAAAGACCTGAATCTATCTCTTCTCAAATTGAAGACAAAAACATGATTAGAATTTATAACTTAATTTGATGAAATACTGTTAAGTCATTAATGAAAGGTCCAAGTGGTTTCTACCACAACTGAACTTTCTGAAATAATGGTTATGAATTTAAACAAAGTTGAAAAGAAGTTCTAGATCTTGGTTATAACAAATTAGATAAATTTGAAACTGATGAAGATGTTGAACTTGATGAAAATTATGATGAAATTTCAAAAGATGATGAAATAAAACCACCTTTTAAATTTAGCGAAAATTATGTTTTTTCAATTGATAAAAGCGCCATTGTTATGGAAGACGCAAAAACTTTACCACCAAGAATGTTTAATCAAGCTAGTTTAGTAAAAGAATTAAAAGATTTAGGAATTGGTAGACCTTCAACTTATACTCCAACACTTTCAAAACTAAAAGAACGTGAATACGCTATACCTCATAGAGGTAAACCTTTTGAAGTTACTTATAAAGGTTATCAAGCAGAAGAATTTTTATATGAAAAATATCAAGACCTCTTTAATTTAAATTACACTGCAAAAATGGAAGAAAATCTTGATGAAATTGCAGAAGGAAAATTTGATTATAAGGATTGAATTAAAAATGTTTATGAAGATTTAAGTGTTTCTGTAAAAGGGCAAATTCAAGAAGCCAAAACAAGTGATCTTAAATGTCCTAGATGTCACGAAGGAAGTTTAGTTTTCATTAAATCAAAATTTGGTAGAGGGCGTGGTTGCTCTAATTTCACTACTACAAAATGTGGATATCGTGAATATGAACAAAAAGATGGAACATGATTAGAATATGTACCTAAACCAAAAGAAGAAAAAAAATAG
- a CDS encoding MBL fold metallo-hydrolase yields the protein MLINKEDNKAILIDGAYSSDLILDFLDKNNLILTDIFITHFHHDHTVGVDIIALKTGAIIHFHELDYKFLFN from the coding sequence TTATTAATAAATAAGGAAGATAATAAAGCTATATTAATAGATGGAGCTTATAGCTCTGATTTAATTCTAGATTTTTTGGATAAAAACAACTTAATTTTAACTGATATTTTTATTACTCATTTTCATCATGATCATACAGTTGGAGTTGATATTATTGCATTAAAAACAGGTGCTATAATTCATTTTCATGAACTTGATTATAAATTTTTATTTAATTAA
- a CDS encoding uracil-xanthine permease family protein, which translates to MEEAKIKDIGLVLEPREKPKSYAQWFIFAIQHVFAMFGSTVLVPIIINSLAKETVMTSSMALFCSGVGTLIYIVLTKAKVPMYLGSSFAYMSAIGLNYPAYGNSVFVAVMVAGLIYILFGILVYYLGTEFIEKIFPVIVIGPLIMIIGLSAAPSALTNAGIVSADAWAATKKTYPQWLAAIIAIFTFMVTVIVTLKAKGIAKVVPVIIGIAAGFILSLIIHFSMKDSNLMDISKITDVKQWEWYPSFKRLWKQEAKNIFPSILAISPLAIIAMAEHIGDHIAMGYITKKDFVKDPGIHRTLIADGVSIVFDGLVGGPPNTTYGENTAIVGMTKVASVWVIGTAAVIAILLSFIAPVNQTIAMLPDPAMGGVGMIMFGFISINGVRIMITNKTDFMNMRNVFISATVLVIGLVLSVLGQGIDIGWFNLPGLGLAAFTGIILNLILPHDLNQGFVKIEWIKSKLKRRK; encoded by the coding sequence ATGGAAGAAGCAAAAATCAAAGACATTGGTTTAGTGTTAGAACCAAGAGAAAAACCAAAGAGTTATGCACAATGATTTATATTTGCAATTCAACACGTTTTTGCAATGTTTGGATCAACAGTATTAGTTCCAATTATTATTAACAGTTTAGCAAAAGAAACTGTTATGACATCATCAATGGCATTATTTTGTTCAGGAGTTGGAACATTAATTTATATTGTTTTAACAAAAGCAAAAGTACCTATGTATTTAGGAAGTTCATTTGCATATATGAGTGCAATAGGGCTTAACTACCCTGCATATGGAAATTCAGTGTTTGTAGCTGTTATGGTTGCAGGACTAATTTATATATTATTTGGAATTCTAGTTTATTATTTAGGAACAGAATTTATTGAAAAAATATTCCCTGTGATTGTAATTGGACCATTAATTATGATTATTGGATTAAGTGCAGCACCATCAGCATTAACTAACGCTGGTATTGTAAGTGCAGACGCTTGAGCGGCAACTAAAAAAACTTATCCACAATGATTAGCAGCTATAATTGCCATATTTACATTTATGGTAACTGTAATAGTTACATTAAAAGCAAAAGGGATAGCAAAAGTTGTTCCAGTTATTATTGGAATTGCTGCAGGATTTATTTTAAGTTTAATAATTCATTTCTCAATGAAAGATTCAAATTTAATGGATATATCAAAAATTACTGATGTTAAGCAATGAGAATGATATCCATCATTTAAACGATTATGAAAACAAGAAGCTAAAAATATCTTCCCATCAATCCTAGCAATTTCACCATTAGCGATTATTGCAATGGCAGAACACATTGGTGATCATATTGCTATGGGATACATTACTAAAAAAGATTTTGTAAAAGACCCAGGTATTCATAGAACATTAATTGCTGATGGAGTATCAATTGTATTTGATGGACTTGTTGGTGGACCACCAAACACAACATATGGAGAAAATACAGCTATTGTAGGAATGACAAAAGTGGCATCAGTTTGAGTTATTGGAACAGCTGCTGTAATTGCTATATTACTTTCATTTATTGCACCAGTTAACCAAACTATTGCGATGTTACCAGATCCAGCAATGGGTGGAGTTGGAATGATTATGTTTGGATTTATTAGTATTAATGGAGTAAGAATTATGATTACAAATAAAACAGATTTTATGAATATGAGAAATGTATTTATATCTGCAACTGTATTAGTAATTGGACTAGTTCTTAGTGTATTAGGACAAGGAATTGATATTGGTTGATTCAATCTTCCAGGATTAGGATTAGCAGCATTTACAGGAATTATATTAAATTTAATATTACCTCATGATCTAAACCAAGGATTTGTAAAAATCGAATGAATTAAATCAAAATTAAAAAGAAGAAAATAA
- a CDS encoding YgjP family zinc-dependent metalloprotease, translating into MFVSLNSMSSLKFKKTLSYQGNNLRYTITYKEQKHIILRVVQGKVRISAPFNTPDWEVEKIIYKNISKIVTVQNQHIIGSVYDFNTLKPWVKIFHNEIEIVIDENLTRSKIEDNKIYMKNYFDQEEQIKKLYSILAKHYKNWFISRTIDWSLKMNIQFRNVNVKLMKAKWGYCLPKELKIAFNTKLLHFTEEIISYVIIHELTHILYPNHSKEFWHFVERYCPEYKKLQTLLNSTGI; encoded by the coding sequence ATGTTTGTTTCTTTAAATTCAATGTCTAGTTTAAAGTTTAAAAAAACATTGTCTTATCAAGGCAATAATCTTAGATATACAATCACATATAAGGAACAAAAACACATCATTTTAAGGGTTGTTCAAGGGAAAGTAAGAATTAGTGCACCCTTTAACACACCAGACTGAGAAGTCGAAAAAATTATTTATAAGAACATATCAAAAATTGTGACAGTTCAAAATCAACATATTATTGGTTCAGTTTATGATTTTAATACATTAAAACCATGAGTAAAAATATTTCATAATGAAATTGAAATAGTAATTGATGAAAATTTAACAAGATCAAAAATTGAAGATAATAAAATTTATATGAAAAATTATTTTGATCAAGAAGAACAAATTAAAAAATTATATAGTATATTAGCAAAACATTATAAAAATTGATTTATTTCAAGAACAATTGATTGAAGTTTGAAAATGAATATTCAATTTAGAAACGTTAATGTTAAATTAATGAAAGCTAAATGAGGATATTGTTTACCTAAAGAATTAAAGATTGCTTTTAATACAAAATTATTACATTTCACTGAAGAAATAATCAGTTATGTAATTATTCATGAATTAACACATATTTTATATCCAAATCACTCTAAAGAGTTTTGACATTTTGTTGAAAGATATTGCCCTGAATATAAAAAGTTACAAACTTTATTAAATTCCACAGGAATATAG
- the ychF gene encoding redox-regulated ATPase YchF, translating to MSLKVGIVGLPNVGKSTLFNAITNSKVEAANYPFATIEPNIGVVEVPDERLDKIFEIFSSKKKIATTIEFVDIAGLIAGASKGEGLGNAFLANIRETDAICEVVRCFDNKDITHVEGSVDPIRDIEIINLELMLSDQFTIKKRIERITPKVRGGDKTFAAEMEVLIKAEACLDQNKLLNTLELDEEESKILKGFQFLTAKTFIYVANVKDDELMEDNEYVKQVKEFAKNNNASVVKICAKIEEDLSEATPEEKTEFLNDLGVKYSGLEQVIKAAYEALNLETYFTAGPQEARSWQYKKGWTAPQCAGVIHTDFERGFIKADIYNVQDLFDLGDEKKVKESGKMRLEGKSYVMQDGDVCFFKFNV from the coding sequence ATGAGTTTAAAAGTAGGAATTGTAGGATTACCAAATGTTGGTAAATCAACTTTATTTAATGCAATTACAAATTCAAAAGTAGAAGCAGCAAATTATCCATTTGCAACAATTGAACCAAACATTGGAGTTGTAGAAGTACCAGATGAAAGATTAGATAAAATCTTTGAAATATTTAGTTCTAAAAAGAAAATAGCAACAACAATTGAATTTGTTGATATTGCAGGGTTAATTGCAGGAGCTTCAAAAGGTGAAGGATTAGGAAATGCCTTTTTAGCTAATATTAGAGAAACAGATGCAATTTGTGAAGTTGTTAGATGTTTTGATAACAAAGATATAACTCACGTTGAAGGCAGTGTTGATCCTATTAGAGATATTGAAATAATTAATTTAGAATTAATGTTATCTGATCAATTTACAATTAAAAAACGTATTGAAAGAATTACTCCAAAAGTTCGTGGAGGAGATAAAACATTTGCAGCTGAAATGGAAGTATTAATAAAAGCTGAAGCATGCTTAGATCAAAATAAATTATTAAATACTTTAGAATTAGATGAAGAAGAATCAAAAATATTAAAGGGATTCCAATTCTTAACAGCTAAAACTTTTATTTACGTTGCTAATGTTAAAGATGATGAATTAATGGAAGATAACGAATATGTTAAACAAGTAAAAGAGTTTGCAAAAAACAATAATGCATCAGTTGTAAAAATCTGTGCAAAAATTGAAGAAGATTTAAGTGAAGCAACACCTGAAGAAAAAACTGAATTCTTAAATGATTTAGGAGTTAAGTATTCCGGATTAGAACAAGTTATTAAAGCAGCCTATGAAGCATTAAACTTAGAAACTTATTTTACAGCCGGACCACAAGAAGCAAGAAGTTGACAATATAAAAAAGGCTGAACAGCACCTCAATGTGCAGGAGTTATTCATACTGACTTTGAAAGAGGATTTATTAAAGCTGATATTTATAATGTTCAAGATCTATTTGATTTAGGAGATGAAAAGAAAGTTAAAGAATCTGGAAAAATGCGTCTTGAAGGTAAGAGTTATGTAATGCAAGATGGTGATGTTTGTTTCTTTAAATTCAATGTCTAG
- a CDS encoding DUF951 family protein, whose product MHSELEVRDIVIFKKAHPSGTIKWELIRIGAFYKFRSTDRFDLFIELRRNILDKQIKQIIKIKGE is encoded by the coding sequence ATGCATAGTGAATTAGAAGTACGAGATATTGTTATTTTCAAAAAAGCGCATCCCAGTGGAACAATTAAATGAGAATTAATTCGCATTGGAGCATTTTACAAATTTAGAAGTACAGATCGATTTGATCTTTTCATTGAATTACGAAGAAATATTTTAGATAAACAAATAAAACAAATAATAAAAATTAAAGGAGAATAG
- the rsmG gene encoding 16S rRNA (guanine(527)-N(7))-methyltransferase RsmG produces MFNNWKIFESNLGFAPSETIKIKLDKYYKILLAENAKYNLTRITSEKEVYEKHFLDSLLFTKEHKLSNEKIIDIGTGPGFPGIVLKIFFPEIEITLIDSNNKKVNFLNILIEKLNLKKITAKHVRAEELARIENEHYDIVISRAVAYLDVILELGVRFTKIEGKVILLKGPKADEEILNSKNIAEKLKVTLTAKQILKDTGFGERINLFYTKTKSTPDLYPREYARIVKESGKKHA; encoded by the coding sequence TTGTTTAATAATTGAAAAATTTTTGAAAGTAATCTTGGCTTTGCACCCTCAGAAACAATAAAAATAAAATTGGATAAATATTACAAAATCCTTTTAGCAGAAAATGCAAAATATAATTTAACAAGAATTACAAGTGAAAAAGAGGTTTATGAAAAACATTTCTTAGATTCTTTACTATTTACAAAAGAACACAAACTAAGTAATGAAAAAATTATTGATATAGGAACAGGTCCTGGTTTTCCAGGAATAGTATTAAAAATATTTTTCCCTGAAATAGAAATTACATTAATTGATTCAAATAATAAAAAAGTAAATTTTTTAAATATATTGATAGAGAAGTTAAATTTAAAAAAAATTACTGCAAAACACGTAAGAGCTGAAGAATTAGCAAGAATTGAAAACGAGCATTATGATATTGTTATTTCTAGAGCAGTAGCTTATCTTGATGTAATTTTAGAATTAGGTGTTAGATTTACAAAAATTGAAGGAAAAGTTATTTTATTAAAAGGACCTAAAGCAGATGAAGAAATCTTGAATTCAAAAAATATAGCTGAAAAATTAAAAGTAACTTTAACAGCTAAACAAATTTTAAAAGATACAGGTTTTGGTGAAAGAATTAACTTGTTTTATACAAAAACTAAATCAACACCAGATTTATATCCAAGAGAGTATGCAAGAATAGTTAAAGAAAGTGGTAAAAAACATGCATAG
- a CDS encoding isochorismatase family protein, with product MYEYKIKKVLDLHEITNLTICGIMTHMCVDTTVRSTYEKGYKVKLVAEGCTTKNLTFNNVEVNYKEVNISYFAALARFP from the coding sequence ATTTATGAATACAAAATTAAAAAAGTTTTAGATTTGCATGAAATAACAAATTTAACTATCTGTGGAATAATGACTCATATGTGCGTTGATACAACAGTCAGAAGTACTTATGAAAAAGGTTATAAAGTTAAGTTAGTAGCAGAAGGATGCACAACAAAGAATTTAACATTTAATAATGTTGAAGTTAACTATAAAGAAGTTAATATTTCATACTTTGCTGCCTTAGCTAGATTTCCATAA
- the pgsA gene encoding CDP-diacylglycerol--glycerol-3-phosphate 3-phosphatidyltransferase: protein MNQKQKWNLPNILTLIRLLLVPVVFMLVIANIYHWDKNWIVGNADSTFKITLTMLLAGVVFIVASFTDFLDGYLARKNNQVTDFGKLFDPIADKLLVNSVLILFASSISIISVWITLILILRDIFVDFIRMILSSKGVTLSAGIFGKLKTIFQMIGLSLLFFVSSFTFNFEVWQEQLVLIPMYIAVAFSLYSGVDYFLKARKNLF, encoded by the coding sequence ATGAATCAAAAACAAAAATGAAATCTGCCTAACATATTAACACTTATAAGATTATTACTTGTACCAGTAGTTTTTATGTTAGTTATCGCAAATATATACCACTGAGATAAAAATTGAATTGTAGGAAATGCTGACTCAACTTTTAAAATAACTTTAACTATGTTATTAGCGGGTGTTGTATTTATTGTTGCTAGTTTTACAGACTTTTTAGATGGATATTTAGCAAGAAAAAATAATCAAGTTACAGACTTTGGTAAATTATTTGATCCAATTGCTGATAAATTATTAGTTAACTCAGTCTTAATATTATTTGCATCAAGTATTTCAATCATTTCTGTTTGAATAACTTTAATATTAATTTTAAGAGATATATTTGTTGATTTCATTCGAATGATTTTAAGCTCAAAAGGTGTAACTTTATCTGCTGGAATATTTGGTAAATTAAAAACAATTTTTCAAATGATAGGATTATCATTATTATTTTTTGTTAGTTCATTTACATTTAATTTTGAAGTATGACAAGAACAATTAGTTTTAATTCCAATGTATATTGCTGTTGCATTTAGTTTATACAGTGGAGTTGACTACTTCTTAAAAGCAAGAAAAAATTTATTTTAA
- a CDS encoding APC family permease, giving the protein MFKKKNKSSKVYEFWYLFLLIIGICIGSGIYVKNKELIDQTKSPWIATVLWLAIGMVCVISIVVFMEIAKSTEKEGNGTVSNWCKLFINRKFASFVSILYTTIYMPAYQSIFVSLTIAYFFVFTGITPDPGALLSIYIIVGILLFVLFAFVNIYAANISRKMQFVAIFIKFIPLIIAFFAGFIIAIIGSNPTGNGMCMAQGTDLMFMNFLGGMGAILFSFDGYIFTANTQKSAKHKEVVPIAIISGLVFITLFYVLMALSLFLGGNGSVKAVLMQIFSGFSQHPSARAKKAASTVVYIILFLICILNINMFTHFGTSNLLSDHNIKLMYLKEGKNGFKKSALTQAAISSTFYVVLILIGALTKHGNWNGIGTDPFLSGDIYIEYLTAPMFYIGIMSSVCVILIFIVLSILMIAAMINRKTGKVKVSKVKFFWQSAIISTTLFMFFTICGLLVFLAPQLLDERDMNWVTNGGMMFTIIFIVTLAATFIVWLIQERMFIKRPFKNGFEGEIDKAMKVNNWMAAKEDQELKELENESKTKMKSA; this is encoded by the coding sequence ATGTTCAAGAAAAAAAACAAAAGTTCAAAAGTTTATGAGTTTTGGTACTTGTTCTTACTAATCATAGGAATTTGTATAGGTTCAGGAATTTATGTAAAAAATAAAGAATTAATTGATCAAACAAAGAGTCCATGAATAGCAACTGTTTTATGACTTGCAATTGGAATGGTTTGCGTTATTTCAATTGTTGTTTTTATGGAAATAGCTAAATCAACAGAAAAAGAAGGAAATGGTACAGTAAGTAACTGATGTAAATTATTTATTAACAGAAAATTTGCATCATTTGTTTCAATATTATATACAACAATTTATATGCCAGCTTACCAATCAATTTTTGTAAGTTTAACTATTGCATACTTTTTTGTGTTCACTGGTATAACCCCTGATCCAGGTGCTTTATTAAGTATTTATATAATTGTAGGTATTTTATTATTTGTATTATTTGCATTTGTTAATATTTATGCAGCAAATATTTCTAGAAAAATGCAGTTTGTTGCAATATTTATTAAGTTTATTCCGCTAATCATCGCATTCTTTGCAGGATTTATTATTGCAATCATTGGATCTAATCCAACAGGAAATGGAATGTGTATGGCTCAAGGAACAGATTTAATGTTTATGAACTTCTTAGGTGGTATGGGTGCTATTTTATTCTCATTTGATGGATATATATTTACAGCCAATACTCAAAAAAGTGCAAAACATAAAGAAGTAGTTCCAATTGCAATTATTTCAGGTTTAGTATTTATCACATTATTTTATGTATTGATGGCATTATCACTCTTCTTAGGTGGGAATGGTAGTGTTAAAGCTGTTTTAATGCAAATATTTTCAGGGTTCAGTCAACATCCATCAGCTAGAGCAAAAAAAGCAGCTTCTACAGTTGTTTACATAATTCTATTTTTAATTTGTATATTAAACATTAATATGTTTACTCATTTTGGTACATCAAATTTACTATCTGATCACAATATAAAATTAATGTATTTAAAAGAAGGAAAAAATGGATTTAAAAAATCAGCACTTACACAAGCAGCAATATCATCAACATTCTATGTAGTTTTAATTTTAATTGGAGCATTAACTAAACATGGTAATTGAAATGGTATTGGAACTGATCCGTTTTTAAGCGGAGATATATATATTGAATATTTAACTGCTCCAATGTTTTATATTGGTATCATGTCTTCAGTTTGTGTTATTTTAATATTTATTGTTCTTTCAATCTTAATGATTGCTGCAATGATTAATAGAAAAACAGGTAAAGTAAAAGTTAGCAAAGTTAAATTCTTTTGACAATCAGCAATTATATCTACAACATTATTCATGTTTTTTACAATATGTGGACTATTAGTATTTTTAGCACCACAATTATTAGATGAAAGAGATATGAATTGAGTTACAAATGGTGGAATGATGTTCACAATTATATTTATTGTGACTTTGGCAGCAACTTTTATTGTATGATTAATACAAGAAAGAATGTTCATTAAACGCCCATTTAAAAACGGGTTTGAAGGTGAAATTGATAAAGCTATGAAAGTTAATAACTGAATGGCTGCAAAAGAAGATCAAGAACTTAAGGAATTAGAAAATGAATCAAAAACAAAAATGAAATCTGCCTAA
- the deoD gene encoding purine-nucleoside phosphorylase: protein MSPHISAKKEDIAKTVLMPGDPLRAKKIAETYLENVKLVNEVRNMLMYTGTYKGVKVTIAGSGMGCPSIGIYSYEFFNFYDVQNIIRIGSAGSYKKEIKVYDVYNVKEAYSDSNYAKIAANIDDKVIKAGEKLYSLIQKVAEEHKIKTLTGRAHSSDVFYRHGDVMEFVKENNLDVVEMESVALFANAIKAKKQAACLLTVSDNLVTKEVTTAEERQNNFMQMVEIALETALKLK from the coding sequence ATGTCACCACACATTAGCGCAAAAAAAGAAGATATTGCAAAAACAGTTTTAATGCCAGGAGACCCATTAAGAGCTAAAAAAATTGCTGAAACATATTTAGAAAATGTTAAGTTAGTTAATGAAGTAAGAAATATGCTTATGTATACTGGAACTTACAAAGGAGTTAAAGTAACTATTGCAGGAAGCGGAATGGGATGCCCAAGCATTGGAATTTATTCATATGAATTCTTTAACTTTTATGATGTTCAGAATATTATAAGAATAGGATCAGCAGGAAGTTATAAAAAAGAAATCAAAGTTTATGATGTTTATAATGTCAAAGAAGCTTATAGTGATAGTAATTATGCAAAAATTGCTGCGAACATTGATGACAAAGTAATTAAAGCAGGAGAAAAACTTTATTCTTTAATTCAAAAAGTTGCAGAAGAACACAAAATTAAAACTTTAACAGGAAGAGCTCACTCATCTGATGTATTCTATCGTCATGGTGATGTTATGGAGTTTGTTAAAGAAAATAATTTAGATGTTGTTGAAATGGAATCTGTTGCATTATTTGCAAATGCAATTAAAGCAAAAAAACAAGCTGCTTGTTTATTAACAGTTTCAGACAACTTAGTAACAAAAGAAGTAACAACAGCTGAAGAAAGACAAAACAATTTCATGCAAATGGTTGAAATTGCGCTAGAAACAGCGCTAAAACTTAAATAA
- a CDS encoding ABC transporter permease, which yields MEAIFSLALGFFVVFTLGTISGMFSERSGVINLGIEGFMTIGALAYVSFSFMIKKTTTNYEELHILYLIFGACFSMVVASLFSLLQTLMVLKLETDQIISGTVINLLAQGIALFIVHIEGFGTGGTILGSLSPKLISFNYFIGYAVVILLATFALGLYFTFTKVGTRHIAAGENPQALDAAGIKVNKYRFICITISGAIAGLAGTMFVITQSLQNFNGSVQGLGFIALAIMIIGQWKVSLILMFSIVFSILFSIGQKITGLNALPRALPFIMSLVVMVIASKWSLPPQASGVPFDKTLR from the coding sequence ATGGAAGCAATATTTAGTCTAGCATTAGGTTTTTTTGTAGTTTTCACTTTAGGAACTATCTCAGGAATGTTTTCAGAAAGATCAGGAGTTATTAACTTAGGAATTGAAGGATTTATGACTATTGGTGCTTTAGCATACGTATCATTTTCATTCATGATTAAGAAAACAACAACTAATTATGAAGAATTGCATATTTTATATTTAATATTTGGAGCATGTTTCTCAATGGTTGTAGCAAGTTTATTCTCACTATTACAAACATTAATGGTTTTAAAATTAGAAACAGATCAAATAATTTCTGGTACTGTTATTAATTTACTTGCACAAGGAATTGCATTATTTATAGTACATATTGAAGGATTTGGAACTGGAGGTACAATTCTTGGATCATTAAGTCCAAAATTGATATCATTTAATTATTTCATTGGATATGCTGTAGTTATCTTATTAGCAACATTTGCATTAGGATTATACTTTACTTTTACAAAAGTTGGAACTAGACATATAGCAGCTGGTGAAAATCCACAAGCTTTAGATGCAGCAGGAATTAAAGTAAATAAATATAGATTTATTTGTATTACTATTTCTGGTGCTATTGCAGGATTAGCAGGAACAATGTTTGTAATTACTCAATCACTTCAAAACTTTAATGGTAGTGTACAAGGACTAGGATTTATTGCATTAGCAATTATGATTATTGGTCAATGAAAAGTAAGTTTAATCTTAATGTTCTCAATTGTATTCTCAATTCTATTTAGTATTGGTCAAAAAATTACAGGATTAAATGCATTACCAAGAGCACTTCCATTTATCATGTCATTAGTTGTAATGGTAATAGCATCAAAATGATCTTTACCACCACAAGCAAGTGGTGTACCATTTGACAAAACATTAAGATAA